One stretch of Eretmochelys imbricata isolate rEreImb1 chromosome 1, rEreImb1.hap1, whole genome shotgun sequence DNA includes these proteins:
- the ZBED1 gene encoding E3 SUMO-protein ligase ZBED1 isoform X1, translating into MENKSLEGSPSDLKLVAHPRAKSKVWKYFGFDTNAEGCILQWKKIYCRICMAQIAYSGNTSNLSYHLEKNHPDEFCEFVKSNTEQMREAFATAFSKLKPESSQQVVQDTLIMKTSHNYENKKHQELTSAVISLICEGMYPSSIVDEPTFKALLRTADPRYELPSRKYFCTKAIPEKYNAIREIVLKELTEILWCGISTDMWRSENQNRSYVTLAVHFLNSNPSNCLAVNSRCLKTFEVPEENTAETITRVLYEIFIEWGVNTKVFGATTDYGKDIVKACSLLDIPVQMPCLGQTFNAGIQQAFQLPKLCSLLARCRKLVEYFQQSTVAMYMLSEKQKQQNILHCMLVSDRVSWWGSTLAMLQRLKEQQFVIAAVLVEDSNNHHLMLEASEWNTVEGLVDLLQPFKQVAEMMSASKYPTISMVKPLLHMLLNTTLNIKENDLKEISMAKEVIAKELSTTYQHTPEIDMFLNVATFLDPRYKKLPFLSAFERQQVENRVVEEAKSLLEKVKENTFRPEEKFFTVSEEPPVKKIIISSTPPPTSAINNMLAEIFCQTGGVEDQEEWHAQIVEELSNFKSQKVLGLNEDPLKWWSDRLALFPVLPKVLQKYWCILATRVFPERLFGSSANVVSAKRNRLAPAHVDEQIFLYENTRNVSEAEPEDEDEGEWGLEQEQIFNLNDTVNVSSNFFNIRDSGFI; encoded by the coding sequence ATGGAGAATAAAAGCTTAGAAGGCTCGCCATCAGATCTAAAGTTAGTGGCTCATCCAAGAGCAAAGAGTAAAGTATGGAAGTACTTTGGGTTTGATACTAATGCAGAAGGATGCATATTACAGTGGAAGAAAATCTATTGCCGCATCTGCATGGCCCAAATTGCCTATTCAGGAAACACGTCCAACCTTTCATACCACCTTGAGAAAAATCATCCTGATGAGTTCTGCGAATTTGTGAAAAGTAACACTGAACAAATGAGGGAAGCGTTTGCTACtgcattttcaaaactgaagCCAGAATCGTCACAGCAGGTTGTTCAAGACACTTTAATTATGAAAACCAGCCACAATTATGAAAACAAAAAGCATCAAGAACTGACTTCTGCTGTGATTAGCCTAATTTGTGAGGGCATGTATCCTTCCTCTATTGTTGATGAACCCACATTCAAGGCACTTTTGAGAACAGCTGATCCTAGATATGAACTTCCTAGCAGGAAATATTTCTGCACAAAAGCAATTCCTGAAAAATACAATGCTATTAGAGAAATTGTGTTAAAAGAACTTACTGAAATTCTATGGTGTGGCATATCCACTGACATGTGGAGAAGTGAAAACCAGAATAGATCGTATGTAACACTTGCAGTTCATTTTCTCAACAGTAACCCTTCTAACTGTCTGGCTGTTAACTCCCGGTGTTTAAAAACGTTTGAAGTGCCAGAGGAAAATACTGCAGAAACTATTACACGAGTCCTTTATGAAATCTTTATTGAATGGGGGGTCAATACAAAAGTCTTTGGTGCTACAACAGATTATGGTAAAGACATTGTGAAAGCTTGCTCTCTCCTAGATATTCCAGTACAAATGCCTTGTTTGGGGCAGACTTTTAATGCAGGAATACAACAAGCTTTTCAGCTTCCAAAACTGTGCAGCCTTCTTGCCAGGTGCCGAAAACTGGTGGAATATTTTCAGCAGTCCACGGTAGCAATGTACATGTTAAGTGAGAAGCAGAAGCAACAAAATATTCTGCACTGTATGCTTGTAAGTGATCGTGTTTCCTGGTGGGGAAGCACACTTGCCATGTTGCAACGTCTTAAAGAACAGCAGTTTGTAATTGCAGCAGTTCTTGTGGAGGACAGCAATAACCACCATCTGATGTTGGAAGCCAGCGAATGGAATACAGTTGAAGGCCTGGTGGACCTACTGCAGCCCTTTAAACAGGTTGCTGAGATGATGTCTGCTTCAAAATATCCAACAATAAGTATGGTGAAAcccctcctccacatgcttctaAATACCACGTTGAACATCAAAGAGAATGATTTGAAAGAAATTAGCATGGCCAAGGAAGTGATAGCCAAAGAGTTATCAACAACATACCAGCATACACCTGAGATAGACATGTTTCTCAATGTTGCAACTTTTTTGGACCCTAGGTACAAAAAACTGCCTTTCCTTTCAGCATTTGAACGGCAACAGGTAGAAAACAGAGTGGTGGAGGAAGCAAAAAGCCTTttggaaaaagtaaaagaaaacacTTTCAGGCCCGAAGAAAAGTTCTTTACAGTGTCAGAAGAGCCACCTGTGAAAAAAATAATCATCTCGTCTACCCCTCCCCCTACCAGTGCAATCAATAACATGCTTGCGGAAATCTTTTGCCAGACAGGAGGGGTGGAAGACCAAGAGGAATGGCATGCTCAGATTGTTGAGGAATTGAGCAACTTTAAGTCACAAAAGGTTCTTGGTCTAAATGAAGACCCCCTTAAGTGGTGGTCTGACAGACTAGCATTATTTCCTGTTTTACCAAAGGTTCTTCAGAAATATTGGTGTATTCTCGCCACAAGAGTCTTCCCTGAACGCCTTTTTGGTTCTTCTGCTAATGTTGTAAGTGCTAAGAGAAATCGGTTAGCCCCAGCTCATGTGGATGAGCAGATCTTTTTGTATGAAAACACTCGCAATGTGTCTGAAGCAGAACCTGAAGATGAGGATGAAGGCGAGTGGGGCTTGGAACAGGAacagatttttaatttaaatgacacAGTAAATGTAAGCAGCAATTTCTTTAATATCCGAGACAGTGGGTTCATTTAA